Proteins found in one Lycium ferocissimum isolate CSIRO_LF1 chromosome 6, AGI_CSIRO_Lferr_CH_V1, whole genome shotgun sequence genomic segment:
- the LOC132059506 gene encoding protein SENSITIVE TO PROTON RHIZOTOXICITY 2-like, with amino-acid sequence MSFSGDLSHTPANTNLPLISEDPLVNLSAVQSHMDSLHKFLSDSVNSNTLLGQHQINMVSDEITSAIHQIIVNGAAILSSTQSPSPISNHKRTFSEFDYRGDSSEDKVSKLKVEDVTRQQYMKAITTAEENNTQFYVKNPQTEENPRPDTNSVRSTNDKRQQYMKPITTERNNTQFYVENSQEKENSRPVSNSTNLTEVLDDDEEGEIIELDAVELLAEHIHFCDYCGKGFKRDANLRMHMRAHGNQYKTPEALAKPEKKHIESSSGNKTKRFSCPFVGCCRNKMHNKFRPLKSAICVKNHFKRSHCPKMYSCTRCNKKSFSVLADLKSHLKHCGETKWKCSCGTSFSRKDKLFGHMALFEGHMPAVEGEEENVVMDIKTGLDNGLLDIRTGSDDGFLDRLMLDDGFESIDSYCFQDLLGSSSPNGLNTVNQDTTGWFDS; translated from the coding sequence GCCGTCCAATCCCATATGGATTCACTCCATAAATTCCTCTCAGATTCAGTCAACTCCAATACTTTACTTGGTCAACACCAAATCAACATGGTTTCCGATGAAATCACCTCAGCAATTCATCAAATCATCGTTAACGGTGCCGCTATCTTATCCTCAACCCAATCACCAAGTCCGATATCGAATCACAAAAGAACGTTTTCGGAATTCGATTATCGGGGAGATAGTTCTGAGGATAAAGTGTCCAAGTTGAAAGTGGAAGATGTTACGCGACAACAATATATGAAAGCAATAACAACAGCAGAAGAAAACAACACACAGTTTTACGTGAAAAATCCTCAAACAGAAGAAAACCCACGGCCAGACACCAACTCAGTCAGGTCCACAAATGATAAGAGACAACAATATATGAAACCAATAACAACAGAAAGAAACAACACCCaattttacgtggaaaactctcaagaaaaagaaaactcacGCCCAGTCAGCAACTCCACAAACTTAACAGAGGTTTTAGACGACGACGAAGAAGGGGAAATTATTGAACTGGATGCAGTTGAGTTACTAGCTGAGCACATCCACTTTTGTGATTACTGTGgaaaaggatttaaaagagatgCGAATTTACGTATGCATATGAGAGCTCATGGAAATCAATACAAAACACCAGAAGCATTAGCGAAACCTGAAAAAAAACACATCGAATCGAGTTCGGGTAATAAGACCAAGAGGTTTTCGTGTCCGTTcgtaggttgttgtaggaacaAAATGCATAATAAGTTTAGACCGTTGAAATCTGCGATTTGTGTGAAGAATCATTTCAAGAGAAGTCATTGTCCTAAGATGTATTCATGTACACGTTGTAATAAGAAGAGTTTTTCGGTACTTGCTGATTTGAAAAGCCATTTGAAGCATTGTGGTGAGACAAAATGGAAGTGTTCTTGTGGGACTAGTTTTTCAAGAAAGGATAAGTTGTTTGGTCATATGGCGTTGTTTGAAGGACATATGCCTGCTGTTGAAGGGGAAGAGGAGAATGTGGTAATGGATATCAAAACCGGGTTGGATAACGGGTTGTTGGATATAAGAACCGGGTCGGATGATGGGTTTTTGGATAGGTTAATGCTTGATGATGGGTTTGAATCAATTGATAGTTATTGCTTTCAAGATTTACTTGGATCTTCTTCTCCAAATGGTTTAAATACAGTTAATCAAGATACTACTGGATGGTTTGATAGTTGA